One window of the Prosthecobacter dejongeii genome contains the following:
- the vccA gene encoding Verru_Chthon cassette protein A, whose protein sequence is MKTHLHTPRSGVALVLVIVFLALLTGLIVAFLSTVSTESQVATRSAATSRGRELIDTVNALVTGQIREATSQGGEIAWASQPGMIRTYGTADGKASAAPLKYYKLYSAQNLVWAPGAGNFAPGADVPEGWADNAALYNDLNRPVTTLTGQLRYPIFQPPATTPPADPAAQPPVGLRLTTPPLANTGASPAAGINAAPMPVRWLYVLRDGRLTSPTQSTPAGPDGEGATVSWEPGTPDAPTQANPIVGRVAFWTDDETNKININTAAGDTWASASPLEAGSYWDLPRVTSQFDRQALANFQPAQHEYQRYPGHPATTYLSAAIPSLTRGQIAQISTRISSGGSLGGTSLATAPVTLDADRLYAYEDELIFDDLRAASPITPAQLEQARFLLTAHSRAPEVNLLNQPRIAAWPVSVNPAATHRSAYDRLIAFCSRIGGRNYIFDRLNADSATADYVGRNVQLYTYLQRLTSAPIPGFGGSFLTKYGQDRDQILTEIFDYIRSTNLFDDTIEPQPYVYPTTGNQYTNGRANRTGAQPGHGQVTPIRIGTTQGFGRFMTLSEVGMHFIATADFTVPESNIIPKDNEGQASPKPTNRTLGSGASAVKLKTGERRIEAMLLLEAFSPSQGWGPLRPDMQIRIRGLNTLTVNGISLGFPAEGVLRIESNGGYHSRMWGGHAGTRFMLNGRRLPARGVMPADSGHNANNSYPFVSVPITVTVPSAGTMQFSGGEITVDLFSDSQQAGGAFDPLAGQTPVQTLTIQLPGGTFPVPRLAMSGTIYPPSTTDTQSVQTNREFWWTFSRDGALAGTPSFVGTAAVPAAAAGRIHRTAADPGSRTAPRSGNPIHFVSGTPSDVVRTVQVSHGDYRLLAAQAAPPSSLWVKHRYYDNTSQFNAHSLQEATGSNYMAGADDQAGAYVAGAPYNGNKRPDMPFDAIALAQASGDWDTGSAAVQDGPYINKPDEGNNYRDNNGVPYFDANQAHETTGPTFFSPNRQMPSPAMFGSLPNQVKAGKPWSTLLFRPDTTGTHIGGQTPPDHLWLDLFWMPVVEPYAVSEPLSTAGKINLNHQIVPFTYIDRTTALRALLRSERVLAVPTTTANVYKSSTSATNYRLEIDADETLKQFKQRFDAGDIFRSPSEICAMHLVPQNSTLENMTAFWETHKLTADNSREHPYATLYPRLTTKSNTYRVHYRVQSLQQRSRSRGDDADAWATWEEGKDRIVAENRGSSIIERYIDPADPALPDFATTPNSPLDSFYRFRILGSTKFGPK, encoded by the coding sequence ACAGGTCTCATCGTCGCATTCCTCTCCACCGTCAGCACAGAATCTCAGGTGGCGACTCGCTCCGCAGCCACCAGTCGTGGTCGCGAGTTAATTGATACCGTCAATGCTCTCGTCACTGGACAAATTCGGGAAGCTACTTCGCAGGGGGGCGAGATCGCCTGGGCTAGCCAACCCGGCATGATTCGCACGTATGGCACAGCCGATGGCAAAGCTTCTGCGGCTCCCCTGAAATATTACAAGCTCTACTCCGCCCAAAATCTAGTCTGGGCCCCCGGAGCAGGAAACTTCGCGCCTGGAGCGGATGTGCCCGAAGGTTGGGCTGACAATGCGGCTCTCTACAATGATCTGAATCGTCCGGTTACTACCCTCACAGGTCAGCTTCGCTACCCCATCTTCCAGCCCCCTGCCACCACGCCCCCCGCAGATCCCGCCGCTCAACCACCGGTGGGTCTCAGGCTCACCACTCCACCACTGGCTAACACGGGAGCCAGTCCTGCCGCAGGAATCAATGCTGCGCCCATGCCTGTGCGCTGGCTCTATGTCCTGCGGGATGGCCGTCTCACCTCGCCGACCCAGTCCACACCAGCAGGACCCGATGGTGAAGGCGCCACCGTGAGTTGGGAGCCCGGCACGCCAGATGCCCCCACCCAGGCGAACCCTATTGTGGGTCGTGTCGCCTTTTGGACAGATGATGAGACTAACAAAATCAACATCAACACTGCCGCTGGTGACACCTGGGCATCAGCCTCCCCGCTTGAGGCAGGATCTTACTGGGACCTCCCTCGTGTCACCTCCCAATTTGACCGTCAAGCACTGGCCAATTTCCAACCCGCTCAGCATGAATACCAGCGCTACCCCGGCCACCCAGCCACCACTTATCTTAGCGCAGCTATCCCATCTCTGACGCGAGGCCAGATTGCACAAATTTCCACTCGCATCAGTTCCGGTGGCTCTCTGGGAGGGACCAGTTTAGCAACTGCCCCAGTGACTCTAGATGCCGACCGCCTCTATGCTTATGAGGATGAACTCATCTTTGACGATCTCCGTGCAGCCTCGCCCATCACGCCAGCCCAGCTAGAGCAGGCGCGCTTTCTCCTTACCGCTCACAGCCGTGCACCCGAGGTGAATTTGCTCAATCAGCCCCGCATTGCCGCCTGGCCAGTGAGTGTTAACCCGGCGGCCACCCACCGCAGTGCCTATGATCGCCTCATCGCCTTCTGCTCACGCATCGGTGGACGAAACTACATCTTTGATCGGCTCAATGCCGACAGCGCCACCGCCGATTATGTGGGACGAAATGTACAGCTCTACACCTACCTGCAGCGCCTCACATCTGCGCCCATCCCGGGATTCGGCGGCAGCTTTCTAACCAAGTATGGGCAAGATCGGGATCAGATCCTCACCGAGATCTTCGACTACATCCGTAGCACCAATCTATTTGACGACACCATCGAGCCGCAACCTTACGTTTACCCAACCACGGGCAACCAATACACCAATGGCCGCGCAAACCGCACCGGAGCACAACCAGGGCACGGGCAGGTCACCCCTATCCGCATCGGCACCACGCAGGGATTTGGCCGTTTCATGACACTTTCTGAAGTGGGCATGCACTTCATCGCCACGGCTGACTTCACCGTGCCCGAAAGCAACATCATTCCGAAGGACAACGAAGGCCAAGCTTCTCCGAAGCCGACGAATCGCACTTTAGGTTCAGGCGCGAGTGCGGTGAAGCTGAAGACTGGGGAACGCCGCATCGAAGCCATGCTGCTGTTAGAGGCCTTCTCCCCTAGCCAAGGCTGGGGCCCCCTGCGCCCCGACATGCAAATCCGCATTCGTGGCCTGAATACACTCACTGTAAACGGCATTAGCCTCGGCTTCCCTGCTGAGGGGGTGCTTCGCATCGAATCGAATGGCGGTTACCACAGTCGCATGTGGGGTGGCCATGCAGGCACTCGTTTCATGCTCAATGGCCGCCGCTTACCAGCACGTGGAGTGATGCCTGCGGATTCAGGCCACAATGCGAATAACTCGTACCCTTTTGTCAGCGTGCCCATCACCGTCACCGTGCCCTCTGCTGGCACCATGCAGTTCAGTGGTGGTGAGATCACTGTGGATCTGTTCTCAGATTCGCAACAGGCTGGAGGTGCGTTTGACCCACTGGCAGGTCAGACACCCGTGCAGACTCTTACCATCCAGCTACCTGGCGGCACCTTCCCGGTGCCCCGCCTAGCCATGAGTGGCACCATCTATCCCCCTTCCACCACAGACACTCAATCGGTGCAGACCAACCGCGAATTTTGGTGGACCTTTTCGCGCGACGGGGCCCTCGCCGGCACACCAAGCTTCGTCGGCACCGCTGCGGTGCCTGCGGCTGCCGCTGGTCGCATCCACCGCACTGCCGCAGACCCGGGGAGCCGCACCGCACCACGTTCTGGCAACCCCATCCATTTTGTTAGCGGCACGCCCAGCGATGTCGTTCGCACCGTCCAGGTCAGTCATGGCGACTATCGCCTGCTCGCCGCTCAGGCCGCGCCCCCTTCCAGCCTCTGGGTAAAACATCGTTATTACGACAATACCAGTCAATTCAATGCCCACTCCCTCCAAGAAGCGACAGGTAGCAACTACATGGCCGGGGCCGATGACCAAGCTGGAGCTTATGTAGCAGGAGCTCCCTACAATGGCAACAAACGCCCCGACATGCCTTTTGATGCCATCGCCCTCGCCCAGGCCAGCGGCGACTGGGACACTGGCTCCGCTGCCGTTCAAGATGGCCCCTACATCAACAAACCCGACGAAGGCAACAACTACCGCGATAACAACGGCGTGCCCTACTTTGATGCCAATCAGGCACATGAAACGACAGGTCCCACCTTCTTTTCACCCAATCGCCAAATGCCCTCACCCGCCATGTTTGGCTCTCTGCCTAACCAAGTCAAAGCAGGTAAACCTTGGTCCACCCTGCTCTTCCGCCCAGACACTACCGGCACCCACATCGGTGGCCAGACACCTCCAGATCATCTTTGGTTAGACCTTTTCTGGATGCCCGTGGTAGAGCCCTACGCTGTCTCTGAGCCGCTTTCAACGGCCGGTAAAATCAATCTCAATCACCAGATCGTTCCCTTCACTTACATTGACCGCACCACCGCTCTGCGCGCCCTGCTGCGTAGTGAGCGTGTCCTAGCCGTTCCCACCACCACGGCCAATGTCTATAAATCCTCCACCTCAGCCACAAACTACCGCCTGGAGATAGATGCGGATGAAACCTTGAAGCAGTTCAAACAACGCTTCGACGCCGGAGACATCTTCCGCAGTCCCAGCGAGATCTGCGCCATGCATCTGGTCCCCCAAAACTCCACGCTGGAAAACATGACTGCCTTCTGGGAAACGCATAAACTCACAGCGGATAATAGCCGCGAACATCCGTATGCCACGCTGTACCCACGACTCACCACGAAGTCTAACACCTATCGAGTCCACTACCGTGTGCAATCGCTTCAACAGCGCAGCCGCAGCCGTGGGGATGATGCGGATGCCTGGGCCACCTGGGAAGAAGGAAAAGACCGGATCGTCGCAGAGAATCGCGGCTCCTCTATCATTGAGCGCTACATTGACCCC